A genomic region of uncultured Roseibium sp. contains the following coding sequences:
- a CDS encoding D-2-hydroxyacid dehydrogenase: protein MTRIVFLDRGTIGPGVSITRPKAEHEWVEFEQTDEHEVVQFCQSADVVITNKVPLRSDVLDRLPDLKMISVAATGYDVIDIAACREFEITVSNVRGYAVNTVPEHAFALIFALRRNIVGYRQDVIDGKWQDSGQFCFFTHEIRDLAGSRLGIIGEGIIGQAVAGIGRALGMEVVFAAHKGAEGLGPLYTPFDKVIETSDVLSLHAPLFPSTRNMISTREFELMKKRPILVNTSRGGLVDEAALVTALERGQIAGAGFDVLTSEPPKECNPLLSVLDRPNVIVTPHVAWASEEAQQTLWDQCVGHVDNFLAGVPTNTLT from the coding sequence GTGACCAGGATCGTCTTTCTGGATCGGGGCACGATTGGGCCTGGCGTTTCCATCACGCGGCCGAAAGCCGAGCACGAATGGGTGGAATTTGAACAGACGGACGAACATGAGGTTGTCCAGTTTTGTCAGAGTGCCGACGTTGTAATCACCAACAAGGTTCCGTTGCGCAGCGACGTGCTGGACCGGTTGCCTGATCTAAAGATGATATCGGTCGCGGCGACCGGATACGATGTTATCGATATTGCCGCATGCCGGGAGTTCGAGATCACGGTTTCCAACGTACGCGGTTATGCGGTCAACACCGTTCCTGAACATGCGTTTGCCCTGATCTTTGCACTCCGCAGGAACATCGTCGGCTACCGACAGGATGTGATTGACGGCAAGTGGCAGGACAGCGGTCAATTCTGCTTCTTCACACATGAGATCCGGGATCTTGCCGGGTCACGGCTCGGGATCATCGGTGAAGGTATCATCGGCCAGGCGGTTGCAGGCATCGGACGGGCGCTCGGCATGGAAGTCGTCTTCGCAGCTCACAAGGGAGCCGAAGGATTGGGCCCGCTCTACACGCCCTTCGATAAAGTCATCGAGACCAGTGATGTCCTGTCCCTTCATGCCCCGCTGTTCCCGTCCACCCGCAACATGATCTCGACACGAGAATTCGAACTGATGAAGAAACGCCCGATCCTGGTGAACACATCGCGTGGCGGCCTCGTCGATGAAGCGGCGCTGGTGACAGCGCTCGAGCGCGGTCAGATCGCCGGTGCCGGATTTGACGTTCTGACCAGTGAACCGCCAAAGGAATGCAATCCGTTGTTGTCGGTCCTGGACCGGCCCAATGTGATCGTGACACCCCATGTCGCGTGGGCGTCCGAAGAGGCACAGCAGACCCTATGGGATCAGTGTGTTGGCCACGTGGATAATTTCCTTGCCGGCGTTCCCACCAACACACTGACCTGA
- the ltnD gene encoding L-threonate dehydrogenase, with protein sequence MGHHAVGIVGLGSMGLGMARNILGAGISLKGYDIFEGSRAALAESGGDVAESVGATAQGVDVFMLMVVNAAQAEDVIFGAGNAIASLKPGAAVMLCSTVAPSESKALGERVIAAGFEYLDAPVSGGKTGADTGSLTLMCSGSDAAFETAEAVLKAISKVVHRLGKEPGLGATYKVVHQLAAGVHLVVAAELMALGARAGCDAHKLYEIVTQSAGSSWMMSDRVPHILNNDYTPRSMVDIFIKDLGLVLQTGTENGVPLPLSAVAHQMFLAASGMGYGKLDDSAVVKAYEALTGEPVVPGDPS encoded by the coding sequence ATGGGCCATCATGCCGTTGGTATAGTCGGGCTCGGGTCCATGGGACTGGGGATGGCCAGGAACATCCTCGGTGCCGGAATTTCTCTGAAGGGTTATGACATTTTCGAGGGTTCCCGTGCCGCGCTTGCAGAGTCGGGTGGGGATGTCGCGGAGAGCGTCGGTGCGACCGCCCAAGGCGTTGACGTTTTCATGCTGATGGTCGTGAATGCGGCACAGGCCGAGGATGTGATTTTCGGCGCCGGCAATGCGATCGCCAGTTTGAAGCCGGGTGCAGCCGTCATGCTGTGTTCCACAGTCGCACCGTCTGAGTCCAAGGCGTTGGGCGAGCGGGTAATTGCTGCGGGTTTCGAATATCTCGACGCGCCTGTCTCCGGTGGCAAGACCGGCGCCGATACCGGATCCCTGACGCTGATGTGTTCAGGCTCTGACGCTGCGTTCGAAACAGCGGAAGCTGTCTTGAAGGCGATTTCGAAAGTCGTGCATCGGCTGGGAAAGGAACCGGGTCTTGGTGCGACCTACAAGGTCGTGCACCAGCTGGCAGCCGGTGTTCATCTGGTGGTGGCAGCGGAACTTATGGCTTTGGGGGCCAGGGCCGGGTGCGACGCGCACAAGCTCTACGAGATCGTCACCCAATCGGCCGGCTCAAGCTGGATGATGTCGGACCGGGTACCGCATATCCTGAACAATGACTACACACCGCGTTCGATGGTGGACATCTTCATCAAGGATCTGGGACTTGTCCTGCAGACCGGCACCGAAAACGGCGTGCCCCTGCCGCTTTCGGCGGTCGCACATCAGATGTTTCTGGCGGCGTCGGGAATGGGCTACGGCAAGCTTGACGATTCAGCCGTCGTGAAGGCCTATGAAGCCCTGACCGGCGAGCCGGTGGTTCCGGGAGATCCGTCGTGA
- a CDS encoding transketolase family protein, giving the protein MTARLSKYDPRPPVPKGQRLKTSAMIASLADEGMKTLAAPFGQALNKLAESNDKIVGVTADLAKYTDIHVFRDKYPDRFYQMGMAEQVMISAAAGLAREGFTPFATTYAVFASRRAYDFICMAIAEEALDVKIVCALPGLTTGYGPSHQATEDIAIFRGLPNMTVVDPCCATDIMQATRAIADYKGPVYMRLLRGNVPDVLGEYGYEFELGKAKVVRDGADVLFISTGLMTMRVLEASKKLASDRIDCGVLHVPTVKPLDVETIRREAAREGRLVVVAENHTTVGGLGEAVAGELMRNGIFPRFRQIALPDAFLDAGALPTLHDRYGLSVKAVLRQVKDWLGE; this is encoded by the coding sequence ATGACAGCAAGACTTTCCAAATACGATCCCCGTCCACCGGTCCCCAAAGGCCAGAGACTCAAAACATCCGCGATGATCGCGTCCCTCGCGGATGAAGGAATGAAGACCCTCGCTGCCCCGTTCGGGCAGGCGCTGAACAAACTGGCTGAATCCAACGACAAGATCGTAGGAGTTACGGCAGACCTTGCGAAATACACCGACATTCACGTCTTCCGGGACAAGTATCCGGACCGGTTCTACCAGATGGGCATGGCCGAACAGGTGATGATATCCGCCGCTGCCGGACTGGCGCGGGAAGGGTTCACGCCATTCGCCACCACTTACGCAGTTTTTGCCTCCCGCCGTGCCTATGATTTCATCTGCATGGCGATCGCCGAGGAAGCGCTCGACGTGAAGATCGTTTGTGCGCTGCCCGGGCTGACAACCGGCTACGGCCCGAGCCACCAGGCGACCGAGGACATCGCAATTTTCCGTGGTTTGCCGAACATGACTGTCGTGGATCCGTGTTGCGCAACGGATATCATGCAGGCGACCCGCGCCATCGCTGACTATAAAGGGCCGGTTTACATGCGGCTCCTGCGCGGCAACGTGCCGGATGTGCTCGGCGAATACGGTTACGAGTTCGAGCTTGGCAAGGCCAAGGTTGTGCGCGATGGAGCGGATGTCCTCTTTATCTCGACCGGCCTGATGACGATGCGCGTGCTTGAAGCTTCGAAGAAACTTGCTTCGGACAGGATCGATTGCGGTGTTTTGCACGTGCCGACCGTCAAGCCTCTTGATGTTGAAACCATCCGCCGTGAAGCCGCGCGGGAAGGGCGCCTTGTCGTTGTCGCCGAAAACCACACCACAGTGGGCGGCCTCGGTGAAGCGGTGGCCGGTGAACTCATGCGCAACGGGATCTTCCCGCGCTTCCGCCAGATAGCGCTCCCGGACGCGTTTCTTGATGCCGGCGCGTTGCCGACGCTGCATGACCGCTACGGCCTATCGGTCAAAGCGGTGCTGCGCCAGGTCAAGGACTGGCTGGGGGAATGA
- a CDS encoding transketolase, which produces MPGHQQLSNVSLEERAYRIRRYALRMGEVQGQGYIAQALGFADVLAVLYFHAATYKPEDPEWEGRDRIYLSIGHYAIALYAAMIEAGILPENELETYGGDGSRMPMSGMAAYTPGMEITGGSLGQGLGIAVGTALGLRRKDSQQFVYNLLSDGELGEGSTWEAAMSAAHHKLSNLIAVVDFNNQQADGPSQEMLCSEPLTSKWEAFGWHTQRVDGNNIATVAEAFDRARNCEDDKPRVIICDTKMAKGVPFLEQRDRNHFLRVEADEWEKAIEILDGAQAK; this is translated from the coding sequence ATGCCGGGTCATCAGCAGTTATCCAATGTCAGCCTGGAGGAACGCGCATACCGTATCCGCCGTTACGCGCTTCGCATGGGAGAGGTCCAGGGACAGGGCTATATCGCCCAGGCGCTTGGTTTCGCCGACGTACTTGCCGTACTCTATTTTCATGCGGCGACCTACAAGCCCGAGGATCCCGAATGGGAAGGCAGGGACCGTATCTATCTGTCGATCGGCCACTATGCGATCGCACTTTATGCCGCGATGATCGAAGCCGGTATCCTGCCGGAAAACGAGCTGGAGACATATGGCGGCGATGGCAGCCGGATGCCCATGTCCGGCATGGCTGCCTATACGCCCGGAATGGAAATCACCGGTGGGTCGCTGGGGCAAGGTCTCGGAATTGCGGTCGGGACGGCGCTGGGCCTGCGCCGAAAGGACTCACAGCAGTTTGTCTACAATCTCCTGTCCGACGGTGAACTTGGAGAGGGTTCAACATGGGAAGCGGCCATGTCCGCAGCCCATCACAAGTTGTCAAACCTGATAGCCGTGGTTGATTTCAACAATCAGCAGGCGGACGGGCCGAGCCAGGAAATGCTCTGCTCCGAGCCGCTCACCAGCAAATGGGAAGCCTTCGGCTGGCACACCCAGCGCGTCGACGGCAACAACATCGCCACCGTTGCCGAGGCTTTCGACAGGGCGCGCAACTGTGAAGACGACAAGCCCCGCGTGATTATCTGCGACACCAAAATGGCCAAGGGCGTACCTTTTCTGGAACAGCGCGACCGGAATCACTTCCTGCGGGTCGAAGCCGATGAGTGGGAGAAAGCCATCGAAATCCTTGACGGGGCGCAAGCAAAATGA
- a CDS encoding TAXI family TRAP transporter solute-binding subunit, producing the protein MKKTLLSLAIAATMGLVSGVASAETRITYKSAKSTSSYYQMAVQIAEAMKAGTDGDIIVTVEESQGSVQNVMEVRARGGDYVFTTPPVLVKLAQGGKAMFEGKSDPKFDEIRALFPIPSLTMHFVMSEGSGVTDFAGMEGKTILLGKGSFGAREGEKYLKLFGLEGKVDLAEVELSNAVAALKNGQIDGFVTAGSFPAPNVIEAAASTGVNVISLNDDQITQTKRTRLVIPAGTYAGQTEDIVTTSLPVVAYTTTSMDDDAAYELTKTFWEQKADMGNAAPWWNGVDKGLMGNITGKIHPGALRYYQEAGFELTPEQQ; encoded by the coding sequence ATGAAAAAGACCTTATTGTCACTTGCGATCGCAGCCACGATGGGACTGGTGTCCGGCGTTGCCTCGGCCGAGACCCGCATCACCTATAAATCCGCCAAGTCGACCTCGTCCTATTACCAGATGGCGGTACAGATTGCCGAAGCGATGAAGGCCGGCACCGATGGCGACATCATCGTCACGGTGGAGGAAAGCCAGGGCTCGGTCCAGAACGTCATGGAAGTGAGAGCCCGTGGCGGCGACTACGTGTTCACGACACCGCCCGTGCTCGTGAAACTGGCGCAGGGCGGCAAGGCCATGTTCGAGGGCAAGTCGGACCCCAAGTTTGACGAGATCCGGGCGCTGTTCCCGATCCCCTCGCTCACCATGCATTTCGTCATGTCCGAAGGCAGCGGCGTGACCGATTTCGCGGGCATGGAGGGCAAGACCATTCTTCTCGGCAAGGGCTCCTTCGGGGCACGCGAAGGCGAGAAATATCTCAAGCTGTTCGGCCTTGAAGGCAAGGTGGACCTTGCAGAGGTTGAACTTTCCAATGCCGTTGCGGCCCTGAAAAACGGCCAGATCGACGGTTTCGTCACAGCCGGGTCCTTCCCGGCACCGAACGTGATCGAGGCCGCTGCGTCGACGGGTGTGAACGTCATCTCCCTGAACGACGATCAGATCACGCAGACCAAAAGGACCAGGCTCGTCATTCCGGCCGGCACCTATGCAGGACAGACCGAGGATATCGTCACCACCTCGCTTCCGGTCGTGGCCTACACCACCACCTCGATGGATGACGATGCGGCCTACGAACTGACAAAAACCTTCTGGGAACAGAAGGCCGACATGGGCAACGCCGCTCCCTGGTGGAACGGTGTCGACAAGGGCCTCATGGGCAACATTACCGGCAAGATCCATCCCGGCGCCCTGCGCTACTACCAGGAAGCCGGTTTCGAACTGACGCCTGAGCAGCAGTAA
- a CDS encoding TRAP transporter fused permease subunit, translating to MRPLIIAAALGLVAFHLALIFSGLVPNLVSRPLHLAFALPWILIAAKQGMLSRVSGIVLSVLGVGACIWVAVSHDRLSDQYGFLEGDFQFAIAALLLVVVLEAARRAIGWPLPLVALLALIYGLFGQHIPGEFGHSGTPIASFLGTLTIAEGGIWGSLTGVSVNVVAIFVIFGAVLNAGEAGQGFMNIASAAAGRLKGGAAKVSVLSSALFGSISGSASANVASTGAITLPAMTRLGYPKRLAAAVEAVASSGGQIMPPLMGAGAFVMVELTGVPYTSIMAAALLPAILYFLAVWIGVNAYASHHDLAGLDEKDQPSGRDVFITSCFFLIPFTVLLAGMFWIRFTPQYAASMAILASFLLLFFNARGLGSLKDGLARVEKALVSSARQVSMIAAIIVCASIIIGVLSITGLGVKITSLILSGSGGLLWPSLFLTALACMVLGMEVPTTAAYVICVSVAGPALIQLGLEPLQAHLFVFWFALLSTITPPVCGAVFIAAGMINENWLKVALTAMALGIGLYIIPLAMIANPELIRLEGNPPGALLAALQIGLGLALISYAIIGFRNPLYRILAGSAGMAIIFGSLLLT from the coding sequence TTGAGACCATTGATCATCGCAGCAGCGCTCGGTCTTGTTGCGTTTCACCTCGCCTTGATCTTTTCAGGCCTTGTTCCCAACCTCGTGAGCCGTCCGCTTCACCTCGCCTTTGCGTTGCCGTGGATCCTGATCGCAGCCAAACAGGGCATGCTTTCAAGGGTCAGCGGAATCGTCCTGAGCGTGCTGGGCGTCGGCGCCTGCATCTGGGTGGCGGTGTCGCATGACAGGCTGTCGGATCAATACGGATTTCTGGAGGGCGACTTTCAGTTCGCGATTGCCGCCCTGCTGCTTGTCGTCGTCCTGGAAGCCGCGCGGCGGGCGATCGGCTGGCCGCTTCCGCTCGTGGCGTTGCTGGCCCTCATCTATGGCCTGTTCGGGCAGCATATTCCCGGTGAATTCGGTCACTCCGGAACCCCGATCGCAAGTTTCCTGGGAACGTTGACCATCGCCGAGGGTGGCATCTGGGGCAGCCTGACGGGCGTCTCGGTGAACGTGGTCGCGATCTTCGTGATCTTCGGTGCTGTCCTGAACGCCGGTGAAGCCGGTCAGGGCTTCATGAACATCGCTTCGGCTGCCGCCGGACGCCTGAAGGGTGGGGCCGCCAAGGTCTCGGTCCTGTCGTCTGCGCTCTTCGGCTCGATATCCGGCTCGGCGTCGGCGAATGTCGCCTCGACCGGCGCAATCACCTTGCCGGCCATGACGCGGCTCGGCTATCCCAAGCGCCTTGCTGCCGCCGTTGAAGCCGTCGCCTCCTCCGGCGGCCAGATCATGCCGCCGCTGATGGGGGCCGGTGCCTTCGTGATGGTCGAGCTGACCGGCGTCCCCTACACATCCATCATGGCCGCCGCGCTGCTGCCCGCCATCTTGTATTTTCTCGCGGTCTGGATCGGCGTCAACGCCTACGCCAGCCATCACGACCTCGCCGGGCTGGACGAGAAGGACCAGCCCTCGGGCCGGGACGTCTTCATCACCTCCTGCTTTTTCCTGATCCCGTTCACGGTCCTGCTTGCCGGCATGTTCTGGATCCGGTTCACCCCGCAATACGCCGCGTCGATGGCAATCCTCGCCAGTTTTCTGCTGCTGTTTTTCAACGCCAGGGGTCTTGGCTCGCTCAAGGATGGCCTGGCCCGGGTCGAAAAGGCCCTGGTCAGCTCGGCGCGGCAGGTGTCGATGATCGCCGCCATCATCGTCTGTGCGTCGATCATCATCGGTGTCCTGTCGATCACGGGCCTCGGCGTGAAAATCACTTCGCTGATCCTGTCCGGTTCCGGCGGGCTGCTCTGGCCGTCCCTGTTCCTCACCGCGCTTGCCTGCATGGTCCTGGGAATGGAAGTGCCGACCACCGCCGCATACGTGATCTGCGTTTCCGTCGCCGGCCCGGCGCTCATTCAACTGGGTCTGGAGCCCCTGCAGGCGCACCTGTTCGTTTTCTGGTTCGCCCTGCTCTCGACAATCACGCCGCCTGTTTGCGGTGCGGTCTTCATCGCCGCGGGCATGATCAACGAGAACTGGCTGAAAGTTGCCCTCACCGCGATGGCGCTCGGAATCGGTCTTTACATCATTCCACTCGCCATGATCGCCAACCCGGAACTCATCCGGCTTGAAGGCAATCCGCCGGGCGCGCTTCTGGCCGCTCTTCAGATCGGGCTGGGACTGGCACTGATCTCCTACGCGATCATCGGATTCCGCAATCCACTTTACCGGATCCTTGCAGGTAGCGCCGGCATGGCGATCATCTTCGGGTCGCTGCTGCTGACCTGA
- a CDS encoding HlyU family transcriptional regulator, whose translation MLGKMFKSLFGSSEGGQAKSSAKATVVDHEGFQIIAEPQSSGGQWQVAGRIEKQVGEETRSHRFIRADVLPGEADAANEMIRKAKMMIDQQGDRIFD comes from the coding sequence ATGCTCGGCAAAATGTTCAAATCCCTTTTCGGATCGTCCGAAGGAGGACAGGCCAAGAGCTCTGCAAAAGCCACGGTGGTTGACCACGAAGGCTTTCAGATCATCGCTGAACCGCAATCCTCGGGCGGCCAGTGGCAGGTCGCCGGCCGGATCGAAAAGCAGGTCGGCGAGGAGACCAGATCGCACCGGTTTATTCGCGCCGACGTGCTGCCGGGCGAAGCTGATGCCGCCAACGAGATGATCCGCAAGGCGAAAATGATGATCGATCAGCAGGGTGACCGAATATTCGATTGA
- the pgsA gene encoding CDP-diacylglycerol--glycerol-3-phosphate 3-phosphatidyltransferase encodes MKRNVALSLPNLLTYGRILAVPAVAFCFYFEGTTPRWIALGIFIVAAITDFFDGYLARAWQQQSALGRMLDPIADKLLVSVSLLMLAADGTIGGWSLVAAIIILCREILVSGLREFLAELQVSVPVTKLAKWKTTVQLVAIAFLLAGPAGDTIFAYTTLTGLIALWLAATLTLYTGYDYFRAGIGHLITE; translated from the coding sequence ATGAAACGTAACGTAGCCCTAAGCCTGCCCAACCTCCTGACCTATGGGCGCATTCTGGCTGTGCCGGCGGTCGCGTTCTGCTTTTACTTCGAAGGAACGACCCCGCGCTGGATCGCGCTCGGCATATTCATCGTGGCTGCGATCACGGACTTTTTCGATGGTTACCTTGCGCGCGCGTGGCAGCAGCAATCCGCTCTCGGGCGCATGCTCGATCCGATTGCCGACAAGCTGCTCGTTTCCGTCTCGCTCCTGATGCTCGCCGCGGACGGCACCATCGGAGGCTGGTCGCTGGTAGCTGCGATCATTATCTTGTGCCGCGAGATCCTGGTCTCCGGCCTGAGGGAGTTCCTGGCCGAGCTTCAGGTTAGCGTGCCGGTGACAAAGCTCGCCAAGTGGAAGACGACGGTCCAGCTCGTCGCCATCGCCTTTCTGCTTGCCGGTCCGGCCGGCGACACCATCTTCGCGTACACGACGTTGACCGGACTGATCGCGCTTTGGCTCGCCGCCACACTTACGCTATATACCGGCTACGACTATTTCCGGGCCGGCATCGGTCATCTCATCACCGAGTAG
- the moaD gene encoding molybdopterin converting factor subunit 1: MNIRYFAWVRERVGKEEETLDLPADVKTVADLILHLKGIDEYHASAFEEEDAIRVALDQEHVETDAELGSAREVAFFPPMTGG, from the coding sequence ATGAACATTCGCTATTTTGCCTGGGTGCGGGAACGTGTCGGCAAGGAAGAAGAAACCCTCGACCTTCCGGCCGACGTGAAAACGGTTGCCGATCTTATTTTGCATCTCAAGGGGATCGACGAGTATCACGCCTCAGCTTTCGAGGAAGAGGACGCGATCCGGGTGGCTCTCGACCAGGAGCATGTGGAGACGGATGCGGAACTCGGAAGCGCCCGCGAAGTTGCCTTCTTCCCGCCGATGACGGGTGGTTGA
- a CDS encoding molybdenum cofactor biosynthesis protein MoaE, which produces MPVTPRIVVQAGDFSAQDEALRLTEGRKDVGALVTFTGLCRDEAGTLSALELEHYPGMAEAELTRISEQAVERWPLTGLTVIHRFGKIPPGDNIVLVIAASSHRRAAFEAADFLMDYLKTRAPFWKKEHLVTGDTSSWVEARDCDDKDAARWT; this is translated from the coding sequence ATGCCGGTCACGCCGAGGATTGTGGTTCAGGCCGGCGATTTCAGCGCCCAGGATGAAGCCCTGCGGCTCACGGAAGGGCGCAAGGACGTCGGAGCGCTCGTGACCTTCACGGGGCTTTGCCGTGACGAGGCCGGAACCCTGAGCGCTCTTGAGCTTGAGCACTATCCCGGCATGGCAGAAGCCGAGTTGACCCGGATTTCAGAGCAGGCTGTTGAACGCTGGCCGCTGACGGGCCTCACCGTCATACACCGCTTCGGCAAGATACCGCCAGGTGACAACATCGTCCTCGTGATCGCCGCCTCCTCCCATCGCCGTGCGGCTTTCGAGGCAGCCGATTTCCTCATGGACTACCTCAAGACGCGTGCGCCTTTCTGGAAAAAGGAACACCTCGTCACCGGCGACACGAGCAGTTGGGTCGAAGCCAGGGATTGTGACGACAAGGACGCTGCACGCTGGACCTGA
- a CDS encoding multidrug effflux MFS transporter produces the protein MKTDIEHSDAAVADSSAGTSRPTGEVLREPGIPFAEFVAIIAMIMALNAMAIDVMLPALPAIGDALDIIEENNRQLILTTYLAGFGGAQLFFGPLTDALGRRKVLIGGLALYSLASIGAIFATDLQTLLIARVLQGVGCAGARVAALSVVRDCYTGRSMGKVMSLVMMVFMAVPVIAPSVGQVVLLLAGWHWIFAFLLFAGLAVLVWSMLRMPETLAPDRRRPVEISEISNAYGTAITTRVCVGYAVATAFVFAGLFAFLAMSQQIFVDIFGLGNLFPVVFASIAIAMAISSFTNAQLVEAMGMRRLSHAALIVYTLFGFSIFAVSALGLESLASFFILTTIVMMCFGFVGANFNAMAMEPLGNIAGTAASVIGFITTLGGALLGHVMGQLFDGTTEPLGLAFAVYGLAAIACVLFAEKGRMFHALHDGRQ, from the coding sequence GTGAAAACCGACATCGAGCATTCCGATGCTGCCGTTGCCGACTCGTCTGCCGGCACTTCGCGGCCAACCGGCGAGGTCCTGCGGGAACCCGGTATTCCCTTTGCCGAATTCGTTGCGATCATTGCCATGATCATGGCGCTCAACGCCATGGCGATCGATGTGATGCTGCCGGCGCTTCCGGCAATCGGCGACGCGCTCGATATCATCGAGGAAAACAATCGCCAGCTGATACTGACCACCTACCTGGCCGGATTTGGCGGCGCCCAGTTGTTTTTCGGACCGCTGACGGACGCGCTTGGCCGCCGCAAGGTGCTCATTGGCGGGCTTGCCCTTTACAGCCTCGCGAGCATCGGGGCCATTTTTGCAACGGACCTTCAAACGCTGCTGATCGCCCGCGTGCTTCAGGGTGTCGGCTGCGCAGGTGCGCGTGTCGCCGCATTGTCGGTCGTCCGTGACTGCTATACCGGACGCAGCATGGGCAAGGTGATGTCGCTGGTCATGATGGTGTTTATGGCCGTCCCGGTAATTGCACCTTCCGTCGGACAGGTGGTGCTGCTGCTCGCCGGCTGGCACTGGATCTTCGCGTTCCTGCTGTTTGCAGGTCTGGCGGTCCTGGTCTGGTCGATGCTGCGCATGCCCGAGACGCTGGCACCTGATCGCCGCCGTCCGGTCGAGATTTCCGAGATTTCCAATGCCTACGGAACGGCCATCACCACGCGGGTATGCGTCGGATATGCGGTCGCGACCGCCTTCGTTTTTGCCGGGCTGTTCGCATTTCTTGCCATGTCGCAGCAGATCTTCGTCGACATTTTCGGACTTGGAAACCTTTTTCCCGTCGTGTTCGCATCGATCGCGATCGCGATGGCAATCTCCTCTTTCACCAATGCGCAGCTGGTGGAAGCGATGGGAATGCGGCGGCTCTCGCACGCGGCCCTGATCGTCTATACGCTGTTCGGTTTCTCGATCTTCGCCGTTTCGGCACTTGGTCTTGAAAGCTTGGCCTCGTTTTTCATTCTGACGACGATCGTCATGATGTGCTTCGGCTTTGTCGGTGCAAACTTCAACGCGATGGCCATGGAACCGCTCGGCAACATTGCCGGAACGGCCGCATCCGTGATTGGTTTCATCACCACACTGGGTGGCGCCTTGCTGGGACATGTCATGGGACAGCTGTTCGACGGAACGACCGAGCCGCTCGGACTGGCCTTTGCCGTCTATGGCCTCGCGGCAATCGCCTGCGTTCTGTTTGCCGAAAAGGGCCGCATGTTCCACGCCCTTCATGACGGCAGGCAATGA
- a CDS encoding branched-chain amino acid aminotransferase: MAGAPFDQLSGDIWYDGEFVPWSDAKLHILSHGLHYGSSVFEGERAYGGRIFKSEEHTERLLESARTLGFEIPWTADQINAAKEETLARMKLTDAYIRPVAWRGSEMMGISAQNNTIHLAIAAWEWPSYFKPEERLKGIRLDMAQYRRPDPATAPFKAKAAGLYMICTVSKHAAEAKGYTDALMLDWRGQVAECTGANVFFVKDGKIHTPIPDCFLDGITRRTVIGLARDRGIEVIERVIMPEEIPGFEQCFVTGTAAEVTPVSEIAGTTFKVGEIIETLMKDYDAAVRADAPALQAAAG; the protein is encoded by the coding sequence ATGGCGGGAGCGCCTTTTGATCAGCTCAGTGGTGACATCTGGTATGATGGAGAATTCGTGCCCTGGTCGGATGCGAAACTCCATATTCTCAGTCACGGGCTGCACTACGGCAGCAGCGTATTCGAAGGCGAGCGGGCCTATGGCGGGCGTATCTTCAAGTCCGAAGAACATACCGAACGCCTTCTGGAATCCGCCCGCACGCTTGGTTTCGAGATCCCCTGGACAGCCGACCAGATCAATGCCGCGAAGGAAGAGACGCTGGCACGCATGAAGCTGACGGACGCCTATATCCGCCCTGTTGCCTGGCGCGGCAGCGAGATGATGGGCATCTCCGCGCAGAACAACACGATCCACCTTGCCATCGCGGCCTGGGAATGGCCCAGCTACTTCAAGCCCGAAGAACGGCTCAAGGGCATCCGCCTCGACATGGCCCAGTACCGTCGCCCGGATCCGGCAACGGCGCCTTTCAAGGCGAAGGCCGCAGGCCTTTACATGATCTGCACGGTTTCAAAACACGCCGCCGAAGCGAAGGGCTACACCGATGCGCTCATGCTGGACTGGCGCGGACAGGTCGCGGAATGCACCGGAGCCAACGTGTTCTTCGTCAAGGACGGTAAGATCCATACGCCGATCCCGGACTGTTTCCTGGACGGGATCACCCGCCGTACCGTCATCGGCCTGGCACGGGACCGCGGTATCGAAGTCATCGAACGCGTGATCATGCCGGAGGAAATTCCGGGGTTCGAACAGTGTTTCGTGACCGGAACGGCCGCTGAAGTGACGCCTGTCTCGGAAATTGCGGGTACGACATTCAAAGTCGGCGAAATCATCGAGACGCTGATGAAGGACTACGATGCGGCCGTGAGAGCCGACGCGCCTGCCTTGCAGGCCGCGGCCGGCTAA